The Dioscorea cayenensis subsp. rotundata cultivar TDr96_F1 chromosome 8, TDr96_F1_v2_PseudoChromosome.rev07_lg8_w22 25.fasta, whole genome shotgun sequence genome segment AGAAAAGTAGCAACATTCTTCCGCTGATCACCTTGGAGTTGAATGACCTGTGCAAGAGAATTTGTTAGAGACCCGCctgtattttcttatataatcgTGCGTGCACAACTTCTAATCAACCTGTGTTATCTTGAATAATCATGTAGACAAAGTATAGGTAGAAtacacaaataacaaataagcATTTTACCTGACCCAACTCTGGATCCTCAACAACAGTACCATTGCAGCAGAATTCCTTCTTGAGGTCCTTGAGTATCTTACTGTAGCTGAATTCTTTCTTCAGCCCCTGCACAGTGGTCAGGCTCTTTCTTCC includes the following:
- the LOC120266710 gene encoding protein translation factor SUI1 homolog; translation: MSDLDTQIPTRFDPFAEANAENSGAGAGSKEYVHVRTQQRNGRKSLTTVQGLKKEFSYSKILKDLKKEFCCNGTVVEDPELGQVIQLQGDQRKNVATFLVQAGIVKKDNIKIHGF